From Pseudodesulfovibrio nedwellii:
CCGCGAGATTTTTATGCCACGCGAAGTTATACTGATTATTTGATGGATTTCATTCGTGAGAACCGGGACGACGGCAAACCCTTTTTGGCTTATCTGGCTTTTACTGCGCCTCATGACCCTTTGCATGTGCCTGAGCCATGGCGCAGTAAGTATAAGGGACAATATGATGAAGGATATGCCGCTTTGAAGTCGGGGCGTTCCCAGGGGGCGAGACAGGCGGGTATTTTGTCTTCGCGCATTGAGCCAGCTTCTTTACATCCGATGGCTGCAGCTTGGGGTTCCCTGACGCCAGAGCAGAAGACTTACGAGTCCAGAGCTATGGAGGTCTATGCCGGCATGGTTGATAATATGGATTATAATGTCGGTAGGATCATTCGATTTCTCAAGGATATTAATGAGTACGACAACACTATCATTATTTTCATGAGCGATAATGGTTCCAACCCTCTGACCAATGCGGATTATAGTCCTGGTGAGGCCGGACGGGAATTTCTCGCTAAATTTGACAATAGTCTCGATAGCCTTGGCAGCCCGAAATCTCACTATGCCTATGGTGTGGGGTGGGGATCGGCTTGTTCCGGGCCACTTGATTTTTTCAAGATGACCGTCGGAGAAGGCGGGATACGCAGCCCGATGATAATTTCTGGCCCTGGAGTGATAGGCGGACGACAGGTTGACGCGTTTTCGTATGTCATAGACATCATGCCTACCATCCTTGAATTGGCTGATCTGGTCCATCCAGAAGAGTTCAGAGGCCGACGTGTGGAACCCATGCGTGGGCATTCCATTACAGGGTTGCTGTCTGGGGCGCGTGAAAATGTATACGCAAACGATGAGTATGTGGGCGGAGAAATGGGGGCCAATAAGTGGATGCGTCAGGGGGACTACAAGGCCATATATGTTCCAGGGCCGTATGGGCCGGAGCATTGGCGACTTTTCAATGTGGTCGAAGATCCCGGAGAAACAACTGATTTATCGAAGGAAAAACCGAAACTGCTTGCGCGGTTGAAAGCGGCTTGGGATCAATATGCTGATGACGTTGGTGTTGTGCCTGTGGCAGCCGGGATGGATGTTCTCAATTAAATGATGAAGTTGAAAAGTCTGCTATAAGGGGACGGACGCTAACACACCGTCAGGTGTGGGCTTCTCAAACTTTCATTTGAGAAAAAACACTCTCCGTTGTACCCTCCCGGATTATGAGGACAAAAAAAGACATCTTTGCGGACCGGGCCATTTCGTTCACTCCTCAGGAGTTGATCGATTTCGAGCATACCATCAAGGATTGCATCGCTGAATTTCTTCCTTTTACCTCCTACAGTCTCTTTTTTCCCAGAGAAGAAGCAACGGTCATTCCCGAACCGGAATATCGTGCCGAGGATAAGGAGTTGATTCTGCCGTTGGTTTTTCAGGACAAGATGCTCTGTTTTTTCATTGCCAAAGGTGTTCGTCTCAAAGCACCGGCCACGGCTCCCAAGTACATTATGGCACTTGCTTGTTCCGTGCTGGAAAAACTCGCATTGTACAAAAAAGCCATTACGGACCCCTTGACCGGGCTGTATTCTCGCAATTTCTTTTTCGGGGAATTGGAGCAGGCCATTGAGCAGGTGCAGGGATGTCTGGCAACAGGCAGTTGTCGAGCCGGTATTGAGGCTCGTAATGCAGACTTGACCTTTTCCGGTACTTTTGGGGTCATTTTTCTCGATTTGGATACATTTCAGCCTGTGAATGAGCGGTATGGCTATCTGACAGGTGACGATATCTTGTCCGAGATCGGCCGTCTGCTCAATATGGTGTGCCCTAAGTATACAACCGTGTCCCGGTTCGCCAATGACAAGTTCGCCATTCTTGTGCCGGATGCCAAGCCTCGGGCCTGTTTTCAATTGTCTGAAGTTATTCGTTCGGGCATCAGCAAACTTTCTTTCATTGACGATGTGACCAACGACACCCTTCGGGTTTCCGGCAGTCTTGGGTATGTTTGTTATCCGCAGGGCCTTGAAGGCGCACAGTTCCGTCGTTCGGGGTCCGAGCAAGCACGAATGATCGTGCGTAAGGCCCGAGAGGCTATGGCCGTGGCCAAGGCACAAGGACGTAACCGAGTGTTTGGCTATGCTGATATCTTGGCGCGGGGTGGGCGTGTACTTGAAGTTTTGCCCATGAATCGGGTGAGTGTTTCTTTGGGTGAAGCGTCGGGAGCCAAGATCGGGCAACGATTTCTCGTACGAGCTCCCAAGGGCGGACAGAAATCGGCCACGCTGCCATTCAAAGGTGAAGTCGTGTTGGTTGAAGTCCGGGACGATATTGCTTTTGCAGAAGTATTGCATTTGGGTGATGCGGCTTGGAGTATTGAAGAGAATGATCGACTTAAACTTATTGAAGGCGAGGAAAGTCTTTTCGCCCATACGGAGGAAGCAAAGGACGACGCCATGCCAAGTAAGGACGCAGCTACCAAACTCTACCGATATTCTGAATTTATTTCTTGGTTTTCCGAGGCACGGCTGACGCCTGAATCCTTTGGACTTACTCTTATACGTATTCTCGACCAGCCTGATGAACAAGCCGAAGGGTATCAAGACGGTATGGACCAGATGGCTTTGATCGTGGC
This genomic window contains:
- a CDS encoding arylsulfatase, producing the protein MILIVLPLLGCQSQPDEAAVKPNFLVIVADDMGWTDLGCFGSEIQTPNLDTLAKEGVSFTDFHVSMSCSPTRSMLLTGTDNHIAGLGTMAELLTEELAGVPGYEGHLNDRVVTVAEVLREEGYHTYMAGKWHLGHDAGHYPFDRGFGRSISMLYGGASYWSDMSGVLARVQEVAKYVLDGEELKSLPRDFYATRSYTDYLMDFIRENRDDGKPFLAYLAFTAPHDPLHVPEPWRSKYKGQYDEGYAALKSGRSQGARQAGILSSRIEPASLHPMAAAWGSLTPEQKTYESRAMEVYAGMVDNMDYNVGRIIRFLKDINEYDNTIIIFMSDNGSNPLTNADYSPGEAGREFLAKFDNSLDSLGSPKSHYAYGVGWGSACSGPLDFFKMTVGEGGIRSPMIISGPGVIGGRQVDAFSYVIDIMPTILELADLVHPEEFRGRRVEPMRGHSITGLLSGARENVYANDEYVGGEMGANKWMRQGDYKAIYVPGPYGPEHWRLFNVVEDPGETTDLSKEKPKLLARLKAAWDQYADDVGVVPVAAGMDVLN
- a CDS encoding tetratricopeptide repeat-containing diguanylate cyclase, whose translation is MRTKKDIFADRAISFTPQELIDFEHTIKDCIAEFLPFTSYSLFFPREEATVIPEPEYRAEDKELILPLVFQDKMLCFFIAKGVRLKAPATAPKYIMALACSVLEKLALYKKAITDPLTGLYSRNFFFGELEQAIEQVQGCLATGSCRAGIEARNADLTFSGTFGVIFLDLDTFQPVNERYGYLTGDDILSEIGRLLNMVCPKYTTVSRFANDKFAILVPDAKPRACFQLSEVIRSGISKLSFIDDVTNDTLRVSGSLGYVCYPQGLEGAQFRRSGSEQARMIVRKAREAMAVAKAQGRNRVFGYADILARGGRVLEVLPMNRVSVSLGEASGAKIGQRFLVRAPKGGQKSATLPFKGEVVLVEVRDDIAFAEVLHLGDAAWSIEENDRLKLIEGEESLFAHTEEAKDDAMPSKDAATKLYRYSEFISWFSEARLTPESFGLTLIRILDQPDEQAEGYQDGMDQMALIVAKLAQGAFGENATGGRYGLNGMIFFQEDIDRETLMERCLEIEKQADDALGIKVSVGASCYPFLNFDRADILDNCRKALEHALLLPDPRVAVFNSISMNLSADRKFMDGDIYGSIEEFKLSLLDDENNLLARNSLGICYAQLGRFEEARHEFETVVSLDKKDVLALYNLGWANHRLGDLDSAAKAYRQCLKAEPGHVYSLMRLGSIEEKANNLKKAANFYTKAAEQPGGERMVFRSLARVSYKQGDVEGTREYLHLALNADHNDHQAMHMLAKLYLDQGEDPQIAEVLARQSSALSPGIDAYWDTLVEALEAQGKAEEAAKVAARAAG